The sequence below is a genomic window from Gadus morhua chromosome 12, gadMor3.0, whole genome shotgun sequence.
GGCTGCACTACACATCCAGGACATAGCAAGGCCGAGGAGAGCAGGATCTCCAGCAGGCACAGACATGTGATCCAATGCTGAGCCAGCTTGGTGAAGCAGTGGTTGGTGGGGTGCCAGAGACCAGCATGGAGCAGTGTTACGTCTTCGGATCCCCAAAGCCTACTTTTTccagtgggaggagggggggaatccCTTCTGCTGCCTGACaggctggggttagggttaggtcccAGAGGGGCGTGAACTTGGACACGTCATTCTCATGCCCCCAAGCAGCGTTTCAAGCCGGGGGCCCTCATGGAACAGCTGGGGGTTGATTTCTTTGGACCCCTATTTCTAGTGACTGATAAAGACCACAACTGCTAAATCCTTGTGTCTGTGGGTTATTTCAGTTATCACCATGACCAGGGGAGGGGTATTGAGGTGCAGGTCTTTTCATGAGTTCTGCCGGCAGCAGGCCTGGGGGTGGAGACGACACGCACTACCCTGTCCCACCCCCacagggggggctggtggtaCACTTTAAACACCCTGTTACCCTGTCCCACCCCAAGAAGGgccgctggtggtggtgcacTTCAACTACCCTTTTACCCTGTCCCACccccagagggggggatggtggtggtgcacTTTAACCCAAAGTTTGCCATCAAACTCACCATCCTACTCACCATCCTCTGTCCCCACCGACTGggacctgtgtttgtgttttagtaTTTCATTATTATGTCAACCTACGTGTTGTATGACTTTGCTCATCAGTTAATAAAGTAAACAAGAAAGATATTTGATGAAATCTAATACATTAAAAAGGACAACAAAGAGGAGGAGATTCCTCTGAGACTATCACAGTAATGTACAGAGGGAGAAACAGCATTAAACAGCCTGTACCGGTGTAGCATGTACTTCTTGTTGGTAGCTAGTGGAGGATACTGCTGGCTACGGGTTGGATCAGTTGTATTATGAAGCTAAGGGACACTCATTGGAGCCAAACCGGAGTAAATAAATAGGCTAGAAATTCTGATTTAAATTCAAACAGTTAATTTATTAGTTGCTTGATATGAGAATGCTCCATTTCCTACCGATATTTGTTACTTTTTATAGACTTTGTGTGATTGAAGAGGCCAGCTGCTGATTACCAGAGGGGCTGAGGGAGAATAAGCATAATAGGTCTTGCAGGTGCTACTCtgtgcaagattgtagagggaAGTATTAGGGTTAAATACGATAACAGAGCGATAGTTCACAAACTAAAATTGCATGGAACCACCATTCCTCTCCTACCTTGCACCAAATCCTATTCTATAAAACATCTTGCGACACATCACACGAATCAGCAGTTATTAAACAATCAACAAATTTATTCTTCAATCTCCGTTATAACATCTGAAACACAAAATCCTATAATACAGATCTTAGTcagcaaagaaaacaaattaaTGTGGAGTGTAGCTTTGCGAAGGATAGTAGCCTGGTTAAAACAGCAGCAGAGACACACTGGGAAGGCTTTCAAGAAGCTCTTTCACATGTTACTGACCAGATGTTTCCTAAATAGACAATCCACTCACTAAATGACAAAACAACTCAAGGATTTGTCAActgcccccccaaaaaaatgcaCAATATAGCAAAGACAGGTTTTAATAGTGAAACATGTGAAAGTCTGGACAAGTAACATGGACTGTGTTTCAACCTAAATGTTCTATCATTTAACCTAACGCAGCACTATAGGGAACTGGGAGCCACCCTTCTGGAATGCAACACCATTTTTACACACAAGATGACATCAAGATAACAAGATCAGTGCAGCAGTGAAAAAATGTTAAGTCTGGATCTTCTGTACAAACTAGGACTTGCACTGATTTTCTAAAAATTCTAAAAGTCAGCATATTTACAGGACTggtcaggaaaaaaaataaaaacacattctcACAATCATCCTTTATTTACTCCTCATCACTTGCTGTGTCAATGGGGGTGAGGAAAAGGAGCAAAGGATGTGCTGGTTTATAGGACAATGGTTGAAGACCAGCTCTGGgaacaacatttattttgcaaTAAGTGTGATGGTCACCGTAAATGGTGACCATTGGtcaacaaaacatttatttacttATGTTAATTGTGGCTTAACAAGGTAATGTGTGGCCCTGGGacaggtttgggggggggggggggtctcagacGTAGAACAACCGTACCCTCGATGTGCTGACGTGGAGGTCGTCATCGTAGAACTTGGTCTCAATAATCACGTTCCCACTGCGAGAGAAAAATATTTAGAGAAACGGTTAAAATGTCACTGTAGCAATAAAGGTATACAGTACTAATAAGAGataatcaacaacaaaaaattaaCGGCTTtatctaaaatacttttttatagAAATCATGCTacaaaatgtacaaaaacaACAAGCTTTACAATAAAATTGTTTGCTTTGAGTCTTATAGCAGCCAATATGATGGCTCCCTTAGCGTTATCCTAATGTCAAGATAGTCGGTATCTGAGACTCACGTGAGTACATGAGCTGGCATCATCTGGGACTCCGGAGCCGCTTCAATCAGAGACTGCCACGTGTTGGTTGAGTTGGGAATGACGAAGCCAAACTCAAAGAACCATTCtggtgggaggagaggaatCAAACATCAGGGATGTCAAAGGGAACAGAGAACCTAAACCAGTATGATTGTTGTTGATGTCATTAGGATAGTTAATTAATCCAACTTGTAAGAATATGTACAACATTATAATTGCAAACCGGGACTCATGCAATTTAACATGTTTGAAAGAATAAATATTTCTGCTATTGTCAGGTCAATATTATTTGGGATTCTTGATCAGGTGCAAAGAAAATATGTACGCAAAAGGAGCTgatgtcattttttttatacatttgatATTaagttaaaacaaacaaatctaCAAAAGTTCAACTGTCAAGACTTTGGAAGAGCAGTACGGTTTATCTACTGTCCCTGTGGAATCACCACCATGAGACACTGAGGCTGGAGATTACAGGCTTTTTACATTACTTATGTTACTGTCCCATATTATGCCTGTTGAGGTTTACCTTCTAGACATTGTCCTTTAAAAAAGACCTTTTGCTCCAACCTGAACTTCTCCAATTTCTCAGAGGAGGAAAAATTCAGTTCCCTTGATACCGCTTTACACTTGAGAATCTTCTTTGGAACACGAgctagagaaggagagaaaaaataaatcttcAGCACATTTCAGTGCGAAAACCATTTTTCAAACAAGCACATACAACATCatcaaagtaggcctacaaaaaactgaaaataaaaacgGGTAGATTAAAATTATAAAATCTTTTCTTTTGTAGTTTCACAAATCACTCAATTAAATGCAAGATACCTCTGGCAAAAAGAAGAAAGTTGTGAAAAGTTAATTGTGTGTATTTTACTTGTAGATAGATATAACCACAACAGTGGATCGACTCTACATTGTATTAAAATGAATTTGGATTTGTAAGAACCGTTAACGTAATAACGATACACAATGTAATGAAAACCAATAAtctcatacttttcagttgaaTGTAAAATGCTTAGCAGATAAAGTTATGAATTTTTCCCCATGTAACGCTGAACACAAGTAACATTCAATTACATTACATAATAACATTACCAAGAAAGTAAATTATATTTGTCTTAGTGTTATAATCATTTAAACATAAGTGAATCAAAAAGTAATCGTACAGTGGAATAACTCAATCCCAAGCAACCAACCAGAACCCCCAAGCAAGGCCCTAGTAACCACCCCAAACATCCCTAGCAACCATCCAGAACACCCAACAACCAGCCAGATTACCTTGATAATGTAATAATTTTTGTATAATGTATAATTCATTATGACATTATGCACAAGAACAGAATTATGTTCACCCTGGGGAGGTAAAAGCTTGACCCTTTGGTGGAGTGCATAAATGGCCTGCCTTCCATATAGGGGTGCATCCTGCGGGCCCATTTCTGTGTTACCAGCACTGTTATACCTGTTAGCAGTGAATGCGGAGGATCTGTCCAAACAATGCAACGCAATCTCCAGAGGGATGCTCATTCTTGAGGTAGCTAAGGAGCTGTGTGCAAGCCGAAGAATGGTCAGGGGAGTCAGCACTGCATGTAAACAGCAATTAGCTTTGGTCTCTTCCCAGCCACAAAAGAAGAGAGTGCCAAGGTGTCAGGTGTTCAGGGAACATTTAGCTAAATCTTCTATCCTACAATAATTTCTCAAATCACTAAGAAAACATTAACGATTTATAGGGGGCAGAATAGTATCGTTGTCAGGTTATTTGACTCCAAGCTTAACGGTTCTCTAATTGTCCGATCACATATTGCATAAGTATCATTGCGTGAATCAGTGTACCTTCATGTTCTACTCCTGGTAGAGAAAGGTCGTCTGTTCCCTGCCAAAGCACCTTGCCCGTCTCTGCGTCCCGGAGATTCATCCAATTCCTGACAGACAGTTATGGaataaaaaggaaacaaaaggaAACAAACAAGTACAAGAGCAAGAAAATTACAGTGACACAGCAGTAAACCATGACGGTGTTATTATACTGTAGTTATACATCCAGGGTCTATATCTTCCATTCAAACTTTACTGTCTCGTGTCTTGTCGTGTCTTATGtcttatgtctttttttattgtgagTGGGAACTCCATTCCGAGAATCCATCCATGTGAGTaattcaatttttttgttttttttcagaaagCAAAGACAAACATCACCATGTCCCTCCCCTTGTAGTTATTGTTGCTAAGTCCGACAAATAAACTGACCAAAGCAACAAAAACAGTCCTTGCTGACATTACACAAGAGTATATTCCTCCTAGAAACCATCAGAAAGGCCTACAACATGCAATGGGTAAAAAGgtaaaaaggtaaaaaaaaaaaaggtgattTTCTAATTAATAtgaaaccaattaaaaaaa
It includes:
- the pde6d gene encoding retinal rod rhodopsin-sensitive cGMP 3',5'-cyclic phosphodiesterase subunit delta; its protein translation is MSSDEDRAKEILKGFKLNWMNLRDAETGKVLWQGTDDLSLPGVEHEARVPKKILKCKAVSRELNFSSSEKLEKFRLEQKVFFKGQCLEEWFFEFGFVIPNSTNTWQSLIEAAPESQMMPAHVLTGNVIIETKFYDDDLHVSTSRVRLFYV